A stretch of Besnoitia besnoiti strain Bb-Ger1 chromosome III, whole genome shotgun sequence DNA encodes these proteins:
- a CDS encoding SAG-related sequence (encoded by transcript BESB_043710): protein MMARNDTTWSRVGGLKPRSQKLLAICGGCALLLCSAQVASSTLSEGVRSRRLADKTAAPPTVLDGVATCQLGPKSKKDQQETASITLSGEKLKATLKCNGRGSTFIPTEDGNVCVNSDASVITCANEKVPSNQVLLKNLLRASSDIKVAKNSTGDNTNGWEWTLELEKSQLPRSDTTFFVGCKASGDVPESTCKLDIHVEARESSVQNGVVFCSYGAASNGEEPLTVDMTQENNKLTIDCGDEGSLKPAGFNNFCTSDDKDLETCSKQFVEMFPNFQKSWWQTTDAEGSPATLTIPPSDFPSEEKQFLLGCAPTKKVPQGTGGRAADGQPVSGAGNPSTCKVLVTVKAASSSASAMSALPMAAGVSGAAAVVTGLLARAF, encoded by the coding sequence ATGATGGCAAGGAACGATACAACGTGGAGCAGGGTCGGAGGCTTGAAGCCGCGATCCCAGAAGTTACTGGCCATCTGTGGCGGTTGTGCTCTACTCCTTTGTAGTGCACAAGTTGCTTCAAGTACACTGTCGGAGGGAGTTCGGAGCCGGCGACTGGCTGATAAAACCGCAGCACCTCCAACGGTGTTGGACGGCGTCGCCACGTGTCAACTGGGCCCAAAGTCTAAGAAGGATCAACAGGAGACTGCCTCCATTACCCTATCCGGCGAGAAACTCAAGGCTACCTTGAAGTGCAACGGCAGGGGTAGCACTTTCATACCGACAGAGGATGGGAACGTATGTGTTAACTCCGATGCGTCTGTGATTACTTGCGCAAACGAAAAAGTACCATCGAACCAAGTGCTTCTGAAGAACCTCCTCAGGGCCAGCTCAGACATCAAAGTAGCGAAGAACTCTACCGGGGATAACACCAACGGATGGGAGTGGACCTTGGAACTAGAGAAGTCACAGCTTCCTCGCTCTGATACAACCTTCTTTGTCGGATGTAAAGCTTCCGGTGACGTACCAGAATCTACATGCAAACTGGACATACATGTGGAAGCAAGAGAATCCTCTGTTCAAAacggcgtcgtcttctgctccTACGGCGCGGCAAGCAACGGCGAAGAACCCTTGACTGTGGACATGACCCAAGAGAACAACAAACTGACAATCGATTGTGGCGACGAAGGCTCCCTCAAGCCTGCAGGTTTCAATAATTTCTGCACGTCTGACGACAAGGACCTGGAGACTTGCTCGAAACAGTTCGTTGAGATGTTCCCGAACTTTCAGAAGAGCTGGTGGCAGACGACCGACGCTGAGGGGAGTCCGGCAACTCTTACCATTCCTCCGAGTGACTTCCCTTCCGAAGAAAAACAGTTCCTGTTAGGTTGCGCGCCGACGAAGAAAGTGCCACAAGGGACAGGCGGGAGAGCTGCTGATGGGCAACCCGTGTCAGGCGCTGGGAACCCGTCCACATGCAAGGTGTTGGTGACTGTGAAGGCAGCCAGCTCATCAGCATCTGCGATGTCCGCACTGCCGATGGCAGCCGGAGTGTCCGGAGCTGCCGCTGTGGTGACAGGTCTTCTTGCGCGTGCCTTCTAG